From a single Cryomorphaceae bacterium 1068 genomic region:
- a CDS encoding ATP-binding protein, whose amino-acid sequence MNKLYSALIFLCVSSLALAQRPTVDSLNNLLSGAQNDTARMNLYYNLGQAYARVNMDSSILSLNQALEYAQELQLKGSEVSISDWLGYVNLSVKDYPNTLTALTKGIEIAEDSSAVKYTSGGVLSERERISRLAVMYHRLGNLYYYIGNTNEQRKYYLKAREMAIQSLDSGTIRFSEAMLADYYLQVEKPDSALIYAQNALYISNKIDSGETWTFALLGRIYLQKGELLKSRSYLQKALVEGEFEVGYQGGIFLTLAELTYTTLDLDSALTYAKKAATIFKNRRLQNEREESYTLISKIYDKMGMPDSALVYLRRSAVLKDSLITEEKKNLMAFQNIGFGQKYKVQELEKEKIETKAEIRTYSLGAGIAVFLIVALLLFRNNQVRRKANAVLGEQKKNVEETLVELKSTQSQLIQAEKMASLGELTAGIAHEIQNPLNFVNNFSEVSNELIDEMKDEMSNGDVDEAKELANDIKQNLEKITHHGKRADAIVKGMLAHSRSGKGEKVLTNLNALAEEYLKLAYHGLRAKDKSFNADFKTDFDPDLPKVNVVPQDIGRVLLNLINNAFQACADRSQRAEHEYKPTVTIKTELTANGQQLIAISDNGPGIPPDIKDKIFQPFFTTKPTGQGTGLGLSLSYDIVKAHGGKLEVESELGKGSTFFITLPT is encoded by the coding sequence ATGAATAAGCTTTATTCTGCTCTCATTTTTCTTTGTGTTTCATCATTGGCTCTAGCCCAAAGACCAACGGTTGACAGTTTGAACAACCTTCTGTCAGGGGCGCAAAATGATACGGCAAGGATGAATTTGTATTACAATTTGGGACAGGCCTACGCCCGCGTAAATATGGACAGCTCAATTTTGTCACTCAATCAAGCTCTTGAATACGCGCAAGAATTGCAATTGAAAGGCTCAGAAGTCTCCATTTCTGATTGGCTTGGATATGTAAATCTGTCCGTCAAGGATTACCCCAATACCCTCACCGCACTCACTAAGGGTATTGAAATAGCCGAGGACAGTTCAGCTGTAAAATATACTAGCGGAGGAGTTCTTTCGGAAAGAGAAAGGATAAGCAGATTGGCCGTGATGTACCATCGCTTAGGCAATTTGTACTATTATATTGGGAATACCAATGAGCAGAGGAAGTATTATCTGAAGGCGAGGGAAATGGCCATTCAATCGCTTGATTCGGGAACAATTCGATTCTCGGAGGCAATGTTGGCGGACTATTATTTGCAAGTAGAAAAACCAGACTCAGCGCTTATCTATGCGCAGAATGCACTTTACATTTCTAACAAGATCGATTCAGGTGAAACTTGGACTTTTGCATTGCTCGGAAGAATCTATCTCCAAAAAGGGGAACTTCTTAAGTCCAGGTCATACCTCCAAAAAGCTCTTGTAGAAGGCGAGTTTGAAGTTGGTTATCAGGGTGGCATATTCTTAACACTAGCCGAATTGACCTACACCACTCTTGATTTGGACTCAGCCCTCACTTACGCGAAAAAAGCTGCTACTATCTTTAAAAATAGACGCTTGCAAAATGAAAGGGAAGAATCTTACACACTGATCTCTAAAATATATGATAAAATGGGTATGCCTGATAGTGCCTTGGTATACTTACGGCGTAGCGCAGTACTTAAGGACAGCTTGATAACGGAGGAGAAGAAGAACTTAATGGCTTTCCAAAATATAGGGTTTGGTCAAAAATATAAGGTCCAGGAGCTTGAAAAGGAAAAAATTGAGACAAAAGCCGAGATCAGAACGTATTCACTCGGTGCAGGGATCGCCGTTTTTTTGATCGTCGCTTTACTATTATTTCGAAACAATCAGGTCAGAAGAAAAGCCAACGCCGTCTTGGGAGAGCAAAAAAAGAATGTGGAAGAAACGTTAGTTGAGCTAAAGTCCACCCAATCCCAACTCATCCAAGCCGAGAAAATGGCCAGCCTTGGAGAGCTCACCGCGGGCATCGCCCACGAGATTCAGAATCCGCTAAATTTCGTCAATAACTTCTCGGAAGTGAGTAATGAGTTAATAGATGAGATGAAGGATGAAATGAGTAATGGCGACGTGGATGAAGCCAAGGAACTGGCTAATGACATCAAACAAAACCTCGAAAAAATCACCCACCACGGCAAGCGCGCCGATGCTATCGTAAAAGGAATGCTCGCCCATAGCCGCAGCGGAAAAGGTGAGAAGGTCCTTACCAACCTTAACGCGCTAGCTGAAGAGTACCTGAAACTCGCTTACCACGGGCTAAGAGCCAAGGACAAATCCTTCAATGCCGATTTCAAAACCGATTTTGATCCCGATTTGCCAAAAGTGAACGTGGTGCCACAAGACATCGGTCGTGTACTATTAAATCTGATCAACAACGCTTTCCAGGCCTGTGCTGACCGAAGTCAACGTGCTGAGCACGAATATAAACCAACCGTTACAATCAAAACCGAGCTAACAGCTAACGGCCAGCAGCTAATAGCTATTTCCGACAACGGCCCGGGCATCCCTCCCGACATCAAAGACAAAATCTTCCAGCCCTTCTTTACCACTAAGCCAACTGGTCAAGGAACCGGATTGGGACTCAGCTTGAGTTACGACATTGTGAAGGCGCATGGCGGGAAATTGGAAGTAGAATCCGAACTCGGAAAAGGCAGCACATTTTTTATCACTCTACCAACATGA
- a CDS encoding ATP-binding protein, with product MKMKTGKKISSAIALLYGILLGIVNPVFAQPDKIPFEKYGVTEGLPEEFAIELLQDDKGFMWCATQNGLVKYDGYNFKVYKATDDPKDTTQLQLRNLFGGMLKAKDGKIWMGGSMKNDRERGISCFDPETERFKNYTPKVGNTSVQSFLELLLEDEERNIWFRVTTNSREETTICRLNPQTGAISKYTVPESRAHRWRHGNIAEAAHQVWLLDTLGQLQKWNPDYDAFDVALSTGTISSSAGQADTLRSLFNGKDDRLLLTGDHGLYIFDAKTEKVVRQYVSTPDESNGLSDKKTVSAIEDSTGQFWVFHEGATISMINPDQNTITVLTYGSGPLLFDQSPDYLRLNEKHHFQESFQDKEGIWLQPINPDSYFIEQFSMHYSFATKEFRFYDAQFNVENNRMNFWTTSYGFMEDQTGLLWLNTRPGFYKQAPKKQQMDLFLRKESEADGLPSDTINFLFEDSKQRLWVGTENGLALFQPANDNFLVFQNDVSNAGSLSDDRVQFITEDVDGGIWVCTRNGLNKLQESTTTFERFFFNNEEPNLCAFLHPDTKGRLWLSISDKGVFVLDHTSGAILKSFVSDPTNPASLTSQRISSFYQDSRGNIWLSDADGGEKESGLFRLNESEDGFTRYQPVAEDSTSIADTRVFFVVEDEQKQLLIAQNNGLDIFDYEHDEFIHKGNWCTVGYAIDLNGNFHFGTYSGDGLAAIDKTSGEVTFYGEEQGLLHNDIVGSRNYHNYAMDHTGKIWLPNQRGLSVFDPEKKSFTSYFEKDGFQPNGRRYCEITTANGDVWIGGSNGLNRIVPADLLKKDPSVPAVVITKVSVDNRIYSIPDGEIFKKAVAYTDAISLEHWQKDVGFEFVALHYLRSEDNQYSWKLENYDNDWSLPSKARSASYTNLSPGKYTFRVKASNADGVWNEEGESIIITINPPWWLTWWAYSIYGLLFLAGLRIFSKWRERNLRMEKEKLELSVAERTTELEASLETVRSTQAQLIQAEKMASLGELTAGIAHEIQNPLNFVNNFSEVSNELIDEMAEEMAKGDVEEAAALAADIKANLEKITHHGKRADAIVKGMLAHSRSGKGEKTPTNLNALAEEYLKLSYHGLRAKDKSFNADFKTDFDPELPKVNVVPQDIGRVLLNLINNAFQACAQSGTENPIVTVTTKRTTSDALRISISDNGPGIPPDIKDKIFQPFFTTKPTGQGTGLGLSLSYDIVKAHGGEIKISNNEGGGADFCITLPTNA from the coding sequence ATGAAAATGAAAACTGGAAAGAAAATCTCTTCGGCCATTGCCCTTTTGTACGGCATTCTTTTGGGAATCGTAAACCCCGTATTTGCTCAGCCCGATAAAATCCCTTTCGAAAAATACGGCGTTACCGAAGGGCTTCCCGAAGAATTTGCGATTGAGCTTTTGCAGGATGACAAAGGTTTTATGTGGTGCGCCACCCAAAACGGATTGGTAAAGTACGACGGCTACAATTTTAAAGTCTATAAAGCGACAGACGATCCGAAGGATACCACTCAACTGCAATTGAGAAATCTGTTTGGCGGAATGCTAAAAGCCAAAGATGGTAAAATCTGGATGGGTGGTTCGATGAAAAATGACAGAGAACGCGGAATCTCTTGCTTTGATCCTGAAACCGAAAGATTTAAAAATTACACACCGAAAGTCGGCAATACTTCTGTACAATCCTTTTTAGAACTTTTACTCGAAGACGAGGAAAGGAATATATGGTTCAGAGTGACCACCAATTCGAGAGAGGAGACAACAATCTGCCGTCTGAATCCCCAAACAGGTGCTATTTCCAAATATACGGTTCCCGAAAGTCGCGCTCATCGATGGAGACATGGCAATATTGCTGAGGCTGCTCATCAGGTTTGGCTGCTGGATACACTAGGACAATTACAAAAATGGAATCCCGACTACGATGCTTTTGATGTGGCATTATCCACCGGCACTATATCTTCTTCAGCGGGGCAAGCAGATACCTTAAGAAGCCTTTTTAATGGCAAGGATGACCGTTTGCTTTTGACCGGAGATCATGGGCTGTACATATTTGATGCAAAGACCGAAAAGGTCGTGCGACAGTACGTTTCAACTCCCGATGAATCAAATGGTTTATCGGACAAGAAAACGGTGAGTGCCATAGAAGATTCGACCGGTCAGTTTTGGGTATTCCATGAAGGTGCAACTATTTCCATGATCAATCCCGATCAAAACACCATCACCGTACTGACCTATGGAAGCGGGCCCTTGTTATTTGATCAGTCGCCGGATTATTTGAGGCTAAACGAAAAGCACCATTTCCAAGAAAGCTTTCAGGATAAGGAAGGTATTTGGCTGCAACCAATAAATCCGGATAGTTATTTTATCGAGCAATTCTCTATGCATTACAGTTTTGCAACCAAGGAATTCCGATTCTACGATGCGCAATTTAATGTAGAAAACAACCGCATGAATTTTTGGACTACGTCATACGGCTTTATGGAAGATCAAACCGGGCTCCTTTGGCTAAACACCAGACCTGGATTTTACAAACAGGCGCCCAAAAAACAGCAAATGGATCTGTTTCTCCGCAAGGAATCAGAGGCCGATGGCTTGCCATCAGATACCATCAACTTCCTGTTTGAAGACAGTAAGCAGCGACTTTGGGTAGGTACTGAAAATGGTTTGGCCTTATTCCAACCTGCGAATGATAATTTTCTTGTTTTCCAAAACGATGTGTCAAATGCAGGCTCGTTGAGCGATGACCGTGTTCAATTTATTACCGAAGACGTCGATGGAGGTATTTGGGTATGCACCAGGAACGGATTGAATAAATTACAGGAAAGCACCACTACTTTCGAGCGTTTCTTTTTCAATAATGAAGAGCCAAACCTATGCGCATTCTTGCACCCTGATACCAAAGGTCGGTTGTGGCTTTCTATTTCTGATAAAGGGGTTTTTGTTTTGGATCATACGTCAGGAGCTATCCTTAAGAGTTTCGTATCAGATCCTACAAACCCAGCTTCACTAACCAGCCAACGAATCAGTTCTTTTTATCAGGATTCAAGAGGGAATATCTGGCTGAGTGATGCTGATGGTGGGGAAAAAGAAAGTGGCCTCTTTCGACTGAATGAATCTGAAGATGGGTTCACGCGCTACCAGCCTGTTGCCGAAGACAGCACGTCAATTGCTGACACTCGGGTCTTCTTTGTTGTTGAGGATGAGCAAAAACAACTTTTGATCGCTCAAAATAATGGCCTCGACATTTTTGACTATGAGCACGACGAGTTTATCCATAAGGGCAACTGGTGTACTGTCGGATATGCGATTGATCTCAATGGCAATTTTCACTTTGGTACATACAGTGGAGACGGATTAGCCGCAATCGATAAGACATCTGGCGAAGTAACCTTTTATGGTGAAGAACAAGGTTTGTTGCACAATGACATAGTCGGTAGCCGCAATTATCATAATTACGCTATGGACCATACAGGCAAGATATGGTTACCCAACCAAAGAGGACTATCCGTATTTGACCCCGAGAAAAAATCTTTTACCAGTTATTTTGAAAAAGATGGATTTCAACCAAACGGCAGGAGATATTGTGAAATTACCACCGCCAATGGAGATGTCTGGATTGGTGGTTCGAACGGACTGAACCGTATCGTCCCTGCAGACTTGTTGAAAAAGGATCCTTCTGTACCCGCCGTGGTTATTACAAAAGTGAGCGTAGACAACCGCATTTACTCTATCCCTGACGGCGAAATATTTAAAAAGGCCGTTGCTTATACTGATGCCATCAGCTTGGAGCATTGGCAAAAAGACGTTGGTTTTGAATTTGTGGCCTTGCACTACCTGCGGTCTGAGGACAATCAATATTCGTGGAAACTGGAAAATTACGATAATGACTGGAGCCTACCTTCAAAGGCAAGAAGCGCATCCTATACCAACCTTTCGCCTGGCAAGTACACCTTTCGGGTAAAGGCTTCCAATGCCGATGGGGTGTGGAATGAAGAAGGAGAATCCATCATCATTACCATAAATCCGCCTTGGTGGCTCACTTGGTGGGCTTACTCCATTTATGGGTTGCTGTTTCTGGCTGGGTTGAGAATATTCAGCAAATGGCGTGAGAGAAATTTGCGCATGGAAAAAGAGAAATTGGAACTAAGCGTAGCAGAACGGACTACCGAACTAGAAGCGTCGCTGGAAACCGTAAGATCAACCCAAGCCCAGCTCATCCAAGCAGAGAAAATGGCCAGCCTCGGTGAGCTCACGGCAGGTATCGCCCACGAGATTCAAAACCCGCTGAACTTCGTCAATAACTTCTCGGAAGTGAGCAATGAGCTCATAGACGAAATGGCCGAAGAGATGGCCAAGGGTGATGTGGAAGAAGCCGCAGCCCTCGCCGCCGATATCAAGGCCAACCTTGAGAAGATAACCCACCACGGCAAGCGTGCCGATGCCATCGTAAAAGGAATGCTCGCCCATAGCCGCAGCGGCAAAGGCGAAAAAACTCCGACCAACCTCAACGCCCTGGCCGAAGAATACCTCAAGCTCTCCTACCACGGACTGCGCGCCAAGGACAAATCCTTCAACGCCGATTTCAAAACCGATTTTGATCCCGAATTGCCCAAGGTGAATGTGGTACCGCAAGACATTGGAAGGGTTCTACTCAACTTAATCAACAACGCGTTTCAGGCTTGCGCTCAATCAGGAACGGAAAACCCAATAGTAACCGTCACCACCAAACGAACTACGAGCGACGCGCTACGCATATCGATTTCCGACAACGGCCCCGGCATCCCTCCCGACATCAAAGACAAAATCTTCCAGCCTTTCTTCACCACTAAGCCTACAGGTCAAGGAACTGGACTGGGGTTAAGCCTGAGCTACGATATTGTGAAGGCGCATGGCGGCGAAATTAAAATATCAAATAACGAAGGTGGAGGTGCTGATTTTTGCATCACATTGCCGACTAATGCATAA